The Campylobacter sp. RM10537 genome has a segment encoding these proteins:
- the uppS gene encoding polyprenyl diphosphate synthase, with the protein MNDLKHLAIVMDGNRRWAKAKGFLAKLGYSQGVKTMQKLMEACVEEGVSNLSLFAFSTENWNRPKDEIEFIFELLDRCLNEALEKFEKNNVRLRAIGDLTRLDQVLRDKIALVEETTKHCDKLCVNLAISYGAKDEIVRATRRVIEKGLEINEKNISDNLDLPLDVDLMLRVGNAKRLSNFLLWQCAYAEIYFSETLFPSLTKREFKKIIKEYRKRERTFGR; encoded by the coding sequence TTGAATGATTTAAAACATCTTGCTATAGTTATGGATGGCAATAGACGCTGGGCAAAAGCTAAAGGTTTTTTGGCAAAGTTGGGTTATTCTCAAGGGGTAAAGACTATGCAAAAACTTATGGAAGCCTGTGTCGAGGAAGGAGTTTCTAATTTAAGTTTATTTGCTTTTAGTACTGAAAATTGGAATAGACCTAAAGATGAAATTGAATTTATTTTTGAACTTTTAGATCGTTGTTTAAATGAAGCCTTAGAAAAATTTGAAAAAAACAATGTCCGTTTAAGAGCTATTGGTGATTTAACAAGACTTGATCAAGTCTTAAGAGATAAAATTGCTTTAGTAGAAGAAACAACTAAGCATTGTGATAAATTGTGCGTTAATTTGGCCATTAGTTACGGTGCTAAAGATGAAATCGTTCGTGCTACACGTCGAGTTATAGAAAAAGGTTTAGAAATCAATGAAAAAAATATCAGCGATAATTTAGATTTGCCTTTAGATGTTGATTTAATGCTTCGCGTAGGAAATGCAAAAAGACTTTCAAATTTTTTACTTTGGCAATGCGCTTATGCTGAAATTTATTTTAGTGAGACTTTATTTCCTAGTCTTACAAAAAGAGAATTTAAAAAAATTATCAAAGAATACAGAAAAAGAGAGAGAACATTTGGAAGGTGA
- a CDS encoding LptF/LptG family permease codes for MKLVSRYILNQFLSTNLSIFFVLFSIVSMVFFIQLAKLTSSIEISFLDLLELYSFMLPRILIFTLPISFFIALTLTLFRLSRENESIVLFTLGFSPKALASLFLKISALVSALMLFTSLVMIPLVLELQDNFIDYKKTQVKFNYKTGEFGQKFLDWMIFIEKQDGDKYENIVMYHPKRIQSDKEQLIVAKEATVQKESTGFAFKLSNGKMYNFEESKMLFTGEFENLTLNTKFNNDNFKIKKFYEYWLDINSNTKRAKEFVIYTTIALFPLASTLFALSFGIVTYRYEKGFIYVGMFGVIVVYFGLLSLFYKPPLLACFTIFIVSFIASMICFKKMILSRY; via the coding sequence ATGAAACTTGTTTCAAGATATATTTTAAATCAATTTTTAAGCACCAATCTTTCCATTTTTTTTGTACTTTTTAGCATTGTTTCTATGGTATTTTTTATCCAATTGGCTAAATTGACTTCAAGTATAGAAATCAGTTTCTTAGATTTACTTGAACTCTATAGTTTTATGTTGCCTAGAATTTTGATTTTTACTTTGCCTATATCTTTTTTTATAGCACTAACTTTGACTTTATTTAGACTTTCTAGAGAAAATGAAAGCATAGTTCTTTTTACTTTAGGATTTTCTCCAAAGGCCTTAGCTTCATTATTTTTGAAAATTTCTGCTTTAGTTAGCGCTTTAATGTTATTTACATCTTTAGTAATGATACCTTTGGTATTAGAACTTCAAGATAATTTTATTGATTATAAAAAAACACAGGTAAAATTTAATTACAAAACAGGAGAATTTGGGCAAAAATTTTTAGATTGGATGATTTTTATAGAAAAACAAGATGGCGATAAATATGAAAATATCGTTATGTATCATCCAAAAAGGATACAAAGCGATAAAGAGCAGCTTATCGTTGCTAAAGAAGCTACTGTGCAAAAAGAAAGTACAGGTTTTGCTTTTAAGCTTTCTAATGGAAAAATGTATAATTTTGAAGAATCTAAAATGCTTTTTACGGGAGAATTTGAAAATCTTACTCTAAATACTAAATTTAATAATGATAATTTTAAAATTAAAAAATTTTATGAATACTGGCTAGATATCAATTCCAACACAAAACGTGCCAAAGAATTTGTGATTTACACCACTATAGCACTTTTTCCATTGGCAAGTACGCTTTTTGCACTGTCATTTGGTATCGTAACTTATCGCTATGAAAAAGGTTTTATTTATGTAGGAATGTTTGGTGTTATCGTGGTTTATTTTGGACTTTTGAGTTTGTTTTATAAACCACCTTTATTAGCATGTTTTACCATTTTTATAGTTAGTTTTATCGCTTCGATGATTTGTTTTAAAAAAATGATTTTAAGTCGTTATTGA
- a CDS encoding prepilin peptidase: MLKYIFLIILGFSLGSFCMCFLNRFCENKPLLSARSYCFSCHKKLSIIDLIPFLSYIFLKARCRFCKEKIPIGIFLAEILGMVFVLIAYFFSKNLLEFLVFSLYLFVFWMLSYIDIKFKAVPQILLWVLFFLALIFKLNINEFFYFFIFEDFKSGFLIQAFSFAGFLFLLKNFTGYIKNFRSKNIQENLGDADIIVCASIAGIFGFKESFIILFCGALLTLPFFIFYKTRELAFLPFINIAFIGYVIFLIFNQGLA, translated from the coding sequence ATTCTAAAATATATTTTTTTAATCATTTTAGGCTTTAGTTTAGGTTCATTTTGTATGTGTTTTTTAAATCGTTTTTGTGAAAATAAACCTCTTTTAAGTGCAAGATCTTATTGTTTTTCCTGCCATAAAAAACTTAGTATTATAGATCTTATACCTTTTTTATCATATATATTTTTAAAAGCTAGATGTAGATTTTGTAAAGAAAAAATTCCCATTGGTATATTTTTAGCTGAAATTTTAGGTATGGTTTTTGTTCTTATTGCTTATTTTTTTAGTAAAAATTTATTAGAATTTCTGGTTTTTTCGTTATATTTATTTGTTTTTTGGATGCTTTCTTATATAGATATAAAATTTAAAGCAGTTCCGCAAATATTGCTTTGGGTTTTGTTTTTTTTGGCCTTAATTTTTAAGCTAAATATCAATGAATTTTTTTATTTTTTTATCTTTGAAGATTTTAAAAGCGGCTTTTTAATACAAGCTTTTTCTTTTGCAGGTTTTTTATTTTTACTTAAAAATTTTACAGGCTATATTAAGAATTTTAGATCAAAAAATATACAAGAAAATTTAGGAGATGCTGATATTATTGTGTGTGCTAGTATAGCTGGAATTTTTGGCTTTAAGGAAAGTTTTATAATACTTTTTTGTGGAGCTTTATTGACTTTACCATTTTTTATTTTTTACAAAACAAGAGAATTGGCATTTTTACCTTTTATAAATATTGCTTTTATTGGCTATGTAATTTTTTTAATTTTTAATCAGGGATTAGCATGA